A part of Aspergillus flavus chromosome 1, complete sequence genomic DNA contains:
- a CDS encoding transport protein particle complex subunit (transport protein particle subunit bet5) — MVVYSFYIFDRHAECIYKRRWVPRPPSIIGKSSRPTSETSATPNAMPPVLGQPSRTTDDDAKLIFGTVFSLRNMVRKLGGEDDSFVTYRTSQYKLHYYETPTNIKFVMLTDVKSPSMRIALQQIYINLYVEYVVKNPLSPVEHPGGVGVNNELFEESLEQFVTRVLS; from the exons ATGGTTGTTTATTCCTTCTACATCTTTGACCGCCATG CGGAATGCATATACAAACGACGTTGGGTGCCCCGTCCGCCTTCAATTATTGGGAAGTCCTCGCGTCCGACCTCAGAAACGTCTGCCACTCCCAATGCGATGCCGCCTGTGCTGGGTCAACCTTCGCGGACCACCGACGACGATGCTAAGCTGATCTTCGGCACCGTCTTCTCCCTCCGGAATATGGTGCGCAAATTGGGAGGCGAGGATGACAG CTTTGTGACCTATCGTACCAGTCAATACAAACTCCATTATTATGAGACGCCTACCAACATCAAATTCGTAATGCTTACCGATGTTAAGAGCCCAAGCATGCGGATTGCATTGCAGCagatctatattaatctttacGTTGAATATG TGGTCAAGAATCCGTTGTCCCCGGTTGAGCATCCAGGCGGTGTAGGTGTAAATAATGAGCTTTTCGAGGAGTCTTTGGAACAATTTGTG ACGCGCGTCCTATCTTGA
- a CDS encoding putative calcium/calmodulin dependent protein kinase (Ca2+/calmodulin-dependent protein kinase kinase) has translation MANEYAYPSMQDANQFSGGRPGLRHPRPVRYASTPSYESPRRHYRRNPIARRPVKETLNARSEYTTSQDDGTAEHRINQYVIKQEIGRGSFGAVHLATDQFGNEYAVKEFSKARLRKRAQSHLLRRPRGPKRPSDGFNSPLHRRSLEDPDQKRNALYLIKEEIAIMKKLHHHNLVSLIEVLDDPTEDSLYMVMEMCKKGVVMKVGLEERADPYDDELCRCWFRDLVLGIEYLHAQGIVHRDIKPDNCLITSDDVLKVVDFGVSEMFEKDSDMFTAKSAGSPAFLPPELCVVKHGDVSGKAADIWSMGVTLYCLRYGRLPFEKQSIFELYEAIKTDPVACEGETDENFKDLMSRILEKDPTRRIQMSALREHPWVTRNGTDPLLPESENTAEIVGLPTEEEMNSAITKTIGHVLAVVSFMKAVKNFKRLIDPAKADPPMQSILGQEYETHFVQPPLEMEPEESFAAGTVSNSNKSQSLNTYNRNAWQRDDVLKGYHLHAEEPRLQQLLDSTDSSISGKQDPVLYDSSNQSANVRSEGIDSSHIPSSKIPGASFDDSQTITTPGSSSPQVPLSRTSSVLTKRSIEGTRGHARDPLEEEFPFLFIGPSTYTGSPPTNTGDSGTDYIFDEPDSMLSAEPSDIDPCPVVSESPGAAEFDIYETAYRQEIERIRTRSLPRQGTTPKVYLTRRVEGKDEVMKLVEEKIPGTVPEIGKRLVKPSGPSLSSAASAIRAQLELQRQQERQDTAARTQHQE, from the exons ATGGCCAACGAATATGCGTACCCCTCCATGCAGGACGCTAATCAATTTTCCGGTGGTCGCCCGGGTCTTCGTCACCCGCGACCAGTTCGTTATGC CTCGACACCTTCATATGAGAGTCCACGAAGGCATTATCGCCGAAACCCAATAGCTAGACGCCCGGTCAAG GAAACCCTGAATGCTCGATCTGAATATACCACCAGCCAGGATGATGGTACCGCTGAACACAGAATCAACCAATATGTGATCAAGCAAGAGATTGGCAGGGGCTCTTTCGGAGCGGTACATCTTGCTACGGATCAGTTTGGGAATGAATAC GCCGTCAAGGAATTCTCCAAGGCACGGCTAAGGAAACGCGCCCAATCCCACCTGTTACGGAGACCTCGAGGTCCCAAGCGCCCATCAGATGGCTTCAATTCCCCACTTCACCGTCGTTCTCTGGAAGATCCAGatcaaaagagaaatgctCTTTACCTTATCAAAGAAGAGATAGCAATCATGAAGAAACTCCATCATCACAACCTGGTGTCTCTGATTGAGGTCTTAGACGACCCGACCGAGGATTCTCTATACATGGTTATGGAGATGTGTAAGAAGGGGGTAGTTATGAAAGTTGGgcttgaagaaagagccGACCCATATGATGACGAACTCTGTCGCTGTTGGTTCCGCGACCTGGTCCTGGGAATAGAATATCTACACGCTCAGGGCATTGTACATCGCGATATAAAACCAGATAATTGCCTAATAACGAGCGATGACGTTCTCAAGGTAGTGGACTTCGGGGTATCAGAGATGTTCGAGAAAGACTCCGATATGTTCACGGCAAAATCGGCTGGTTCACCTGCTTTCCTCCCTCCAGAGCTATGTGTTGTCAAACACGGGGATGTCTCCGGGAAAGCGGCCGACATATGGTCTATGGGTGTTACGTTGTACTGTTTGCGATACGGCAGATTGCCCTTCGAGAAGCAGAGCATCTTCGAGCTATATGAGGCTATTAAGACCGATCCAGTGGCATGTGAGGGAGAAACTGATGAAAACTTCAAGGACCTGATGTCACGGATTCTAGAGAAAGATCCAACCAGAAGGATCCAAATGAGTGCATTGCGA GAACACCCCTGGGTTACAAGGAATGGAACAGACCCACTATTGCCGGAGAGCGAAAATACTGCTGAAATAGTTGGACTTCCTactgaagaggaaatgaatTCAGCTATCACAAAGACTATTGGCCATGTCCTAGCTGTGGTAAGCTTT ATGAAAGCCGTGAAGAATTTCAAGAGACTAATTGACCCTGCCAAGGCAGACCCACCCATGCAGAGTATCCTTGGACAAGAGTATGAGACGCACTTTGTCCAACCACCCCTTGAAATGGAACCCGAAGAAAGTTTCGCAGCTGGGACTGTTTCAAATTCCAACAAAAGCCAGAGCCTAAACACATATAATAGAAATGCCTGGCAACGTGATGACGTTCTCAAAGGGTATCATCTGCATGCTGAAGAACCACGCTTACAACAGCTCCTAGACAGCACAGACTCCAGTATATCTGGAAAACAAGATCCTGTGTTGTACGATAGCAGTAATCAGAGTGCAAACGTCAGGTCTGAGGGAATTGATTCAAGCCACATACCTAGCAGCAAAATACCAGGAGCATCTTTCGATGACTCGCAAACCATAACCACACCAGGATCCTCATCCCCTCAAGTTCCACTGTCGCGGACAAGTTCGGTCCTCACCAAGCGCAGCATCGAGGGAACACGTGGACATGCACGAGATCCTTTAGAGGAAGAGTTTCCGTTCTTGTTTATTGGACCTTCTACTTATACTGGCTCGCCGCCTACGAATACTGGCGACTCCGGGACGGACTACATCTTCGATGAACCGGATAGTATGCTATCTGCAGAACCTTCTGACATCGACCCGTGCCCTGTTGTGAGCGAATCACCGGGTGCAGCAGAGTTTGATATATATGAGACCGCATATCGGCAGGAGATTGAGCGTATCCGAACCCGCAGCCTTCCTCGTCAGGGTACTACACCGAAGGTGTACCTCACTCGACGCgtggaaggaaaagacgaaGTAATGAAATTAgtagaagaaaaaatccCTGGCACAGTCCCCGAAATTGGCAAAAGGCTCGTGAAACCATCGGGTCCAAGTCTGAGTTCCGCCGCGAGTGCAATAAGGGCTCAGCTAGAGCTGCAAAGGCAACAAGAAAGGCAAGACACGGCGGCTAGAACTCAGCATCAAGAATAG